The following are encoded together in the Acidobacteriota bacterium genome:
- a CDS encoding TolC family protein produces the protein MNLTRLACTLILSASAVSSLTSPATAQEATGAPGAAGTLQMSLTDCVREAFKNNADIRIDSYRPMLSDTDIAFAKAQFDASLTGSLFYQDQKSPTLNSVVNNAHTSAETVIGKTPSNFSQADVVYADPLTTGGRWQADLRLSRNVQPFFSFGPTVAPLAFPETYRTSLTFSVVQPLLRNFGRKVNETNITLSSINHEFDNETFRQRVQDTLFGVEAAYWGLVFARQNLDVANEALRLAQELLKLNQIKVQVGTLPPIDITQAEAGVASKEEAVITARAGIENAQDTLRRVIGMDAKSPNWRASIAPTEGLGVPDQPIDLDQAIKTAIENRPDLSAERLRIKSADAVLYQARNQMKYSLDAQASYGLTGLAGDRGLILPRVDPNTGLPIPGTRIPPDNGPGFQDTTSAITGRDFPTWTAQLTLGIPIGNHAAEANYTKQRLAREQTGVGYQSLEQAAIVQVGLAVRRVETDKKRIQAAEKNRILQEKTVEAEQKKFENGMSTSFQVLTFQNDLATARSRELNAKTDYRISLANLDSVIGVIDKSLNVSLKNYGTN, from the coding sequence ATGAACCTGACGAGACTCGCGTGCACGCTGATCCTCTCCGCTTCCGCCGTTTCATCGCTCACCTCGCCGGCGACGGCGCAGGAGGCCACGGGGGCGCCGGGCGCCGCCGGGACGCTTCAGATGAGCCTGACGGACTGCGTCCGTGAGGCGTTCAAGAACAACGCGGACATCCGGATCGACTCCTACCGGCCGATGCTCAGCGACACCGACATCGCCTTCGCCAAGGCCCAGTTCGACGCGTCGCTGACGGGATCGCTCTTCTACCAAGATCAGAAGTCGCCCACGCTGAACTCCGTCGTCAACAACGCGCATACGTCGGCCGAAACAGTCATCGGCAAGACGCCGAGCAACTTCTCCCAGGCGGACGTCGTCTACGCGGACCCGCTGACGACGGGCGGCCGGTGGCAGGCGGACCTCAGGCTTTCGCGAAACGTGCAGCCCTTCTTCAGCTTCGGGCCGACGGTAGCACCCCTGGCATTCCCCGAGACCTACCGGACGAGCCTGACCTTCTCGGTGGTGCAGCCGCTCCTCCGGAATTTCGGCAGGAAGGTGAACGAGACGAACATCACGCTCTCGTCGATCAACCACGAGTTCGACAACGAGACGTTCCGCCAGCGCGTGCAGGACACCCTCTTCGGCGTCGAGGCGGCGTACTGGGGGCTCGTCTTCGCGCGCCAGAACCTCGACGTCGCGAACGAGGCGCTCCGGCTCGCGCAGGAGCTCCTGAAGCTCAACCAGATCAAGGTCCAGGTCGGAACGCTCCCTCCGATCGACATCACGCAGGCCGAAGCAGGGGTCGCGAGCAAGGAGGAGGCGGTCATCACCGCGCGCGCCGGCATCGAGAACGCCCAGGACACGCTGCGCCGCGTGATCGGCATGGATGCGAAGAGCCCGAACTGGAGGGCGTCGATTGCGCCGACGGAGGGTCTCGGCGTTCCCGATCAGCCCATCGATCTCGATCAGGCGATCAAGACGGCCATCGAAAACCGCCCCGACCTCTCGGCCGAGCGCCTGAGAATAAAGTCTGCCGACGCGGTCCTGTATCAGGCGCGGAATCAGATGAAGTATTCCCTCGACGCCCAGGCGTCCTACGGGCTGACGGGGCTCGCGGGGGATCGCGGCCTGATCCTTCCGCGCGTGGACCCGAACACCGGCCTCCCCATTCCCGGAACGCGCATCCCGCCGGACAATGGACCCGGATTCCAGGACACGACCAGCGCGATCACCGGCCGCGACTTCCCGACGTGGACCGCACAGCTCACGCTCGGCATTCCGATCGGCAACCACGCCGCGGAGGCGAACTACACGAAGCAGCGCCTCGCGCGCGAGCAGACGGGCGTGGGCTACCAGAGCCTCGAGCAGGCGGCGATCGTCCAGGTGGGCCTCGCGGTGCGGCGCGTCGAGACCGACAAGAAGCGGATCCAGGCCGCCGAGAAGAACCGCATCCTCCAGGAGAAGACGGTCGAGGCGGAGCAGAAGAAGTTCGAGAACGGGATGTCCACGTCGTTCCAGGTGCTCACGTTCCAGAACGACCTGGCGACGGCCCGGTCCCGCGAGCTCAACGCGAAGACCGACTATCGCATCTCGCTCGCGAACCTCGACAGCGTGATCGGCGTCATCGACAAGTCGCTGAACGTCTCCCTGAAGAACTACGGCACGAACTGA